AGTTTGTAATTAATGTTcctttttaatagaaaaaaaattaagtgtggTCTGGTCACAACAGGGCGGCCAGTTGGTGGTCGGTCAGCTCTGACAGCTCTGTCTTTTAATAGCACTTTTAATTCTCCTTTTCTCACCCATACTTCCTGTTAAACCCCGAGGGGTGTGCGACTTCCTGCCTAGCTTCCTGCATCAAACAAAAAGAGACAAGAAGGACAATCAGGTAGGTATGCTTTCTCTAATTAAGCATTTTATTACTAATGATTGACATTGCATAAAATCTGTTTGAAcatgtttgaataaaaaaaaaaaaaaaagaaaatatgtttgGATAATTATTTGATAAATAAACCACTGAAGAGGTTTTTGTCCATAATGACTGATTTgctattgtttttatatattaaaacatatatatatgttacaatatatatatacatacatttaggACTAGTGGTGTAGTGGAACTTTCACTAACAGTTACGAGGGTGAAAAAACGTATAAATGGCCTACATACTCTTTTAcaaagtgttttttcttttctaggactatttatttgcttatttgtacatggaacgttttatattatacagtcgacatattGTCTgagctaatgttttttttctcatgtacATGCACTTTTTTCTATcatgtactgtccactttctgccttgacaatgtaaatttccctcttatcttatctcatcttatcttatcttatcttatcttatcttatttgcTGACCTAAGAAACCTTTTTgactgagttttttttgttgttgataaGCTTTTGGTTTCTACCCTAAGGATCTTCTGTAAAAGATGACGACTTATTCTCCTACTCTGAACCTTGGACTCCTCAGTCTCCTCTCTGGTACATGCATTCAGAAAACAATCTTGGGGTTTGTGATATTTTAGTTTGCACAGAATACCAAAAGGTGCAGCTATAGCATGCATCGGAACTGACACAGGAAAGTGCTTTGACCAGATCTTGCTtaaattaatcatttacaagaCGAGCAAGAGCTAATTTGGACAATGATGCAATGATGAGAGCATGGCGGTTTAGaagtgtatataaaaatatattttagttccTCCACCTTTGCTATGTACTAAACACAACCAGCTACACACAATCAGCCAAACTATTTAAGCACATAGGAAAATCTAATCTGTACGATAATTATGACATGGTGCATGCATAGCACTCATATCTGACTGAGGTACAGTATGTGTACTGTACTGTGATTCTTTATTTTCtacattggcagattctcactgaaggcatcaaaactatgaatgaacatgtggagttatgtacttaacaaaaaaaggtgaaataactgaaaacatgttttatattctagtttctttgctctgattactgctttgtacactcttggcattctctcgatgagcttcaagaggtcgtcacctgaaatgctttcccaacagtcttgaaggagttcccagaggtgtttagcacttgttggcccctttgccttcactctgcggtccagttcaccccaaaccatctggattgggttcaggtccggtgactgtggaggccaggtctccactttttgttaagtacataactccacatgtgttcattcatagttttgatgccttcagtgagaatctaccaacgtaaatggtcatgaaaataaagaaaacacattgaatgagaaggtgtgtctacaAAATACACTTGTTCCTTTGTCCTAGCGTCCCTCATGCTGACATGTCACTGTGGTACGGTTCCACTGCCACAGTCTGTGCAGGCTGTGGAGGGGAGCTGTGTGCTGGTCCCCTGCCACACCGAATCCCACACCAGGGTGATCTGGTACATGTACCACATCCGAACCTGGCCAAAGGTTTACGATGTGAAAGATCGTGCAAATGTGATCGATCAGTTCAGAGAGCGCACGTCTGTGCCAGGAAGTGCCGACAAAGGAAACTGCACCCTTATGATTAAAAACGTGCAAAGAAGCGATAATGAAGTCAGCCTCTATGTGAACACCAACCCAGACACTGAGGGAAGGCAATACGACCCTGAAAGATTAGTCAAAATATTTGTTCAGAGTGAGTTCTTCCGCTGTGTTCTGAATGCATTTTGAATGGAGAcggttttattatttatgtaccAGTCAAACGTTCAGACACCCCTACTCATGTACgggtcttgcatttttcacattatagATCAAAATAAGCAATAATAGACAAATCCAAATACAcccttctcttctctccaccaccttacaTTGGATTTCttacattggattcttcaaattgGCCACCagcttagtctccataaccaccacagagtagcggcgtccaaacttttgactggtagtgcatTTCCTCAAGTTTAAAGCTTGATTTTATGCTATTTACATACTTACACTAAGTTTGTTAACACTTTATATGTAATGAATATAGCATGTATGCATTTTTTAGAGTACATGCACAGTTCAGACAGTTCCGCCTGTGTTGTGACCCCCTCCACAGCGAGACACAGCCCTGTGATAGATGCGCGGCCATCGCAGGTGGAAGGGGGCGATGTTCTTCTCAGTTGCAGCATCCTGCACTCCTGCCCCCCATCGCCCCCAGCGTTCCAGTGGAAGGGCCTGTCTGCAGACACCGGTTCTGTCTCTACACAAGAAGAGAGAATAGGGGTGTGGCGGACCATCGCCACGGCGGCGGTGAAGGCCACGCCCGAGCACAACGGAAAAGCGGTGCGTTGTGTCACCACAGTCAGTTCGGGATTTAGGGAGATGTCCAGATCAGTGATGCTGAATATACCATGTAAGTAAAATCAATTTATCATCTACATTGttgtcaaaaaaacaaatgtgacaCTGCTGACCTGATAAGTAATGATTTTCCCGCAGATGAAGTTGATTGTTAAATGCTTGCCATGTTTTTAACTATTgaatgtaagttgctctggggcttctgctaaatatttaattaaatgtaaatgttttacagaTGCTCCAACAGCACTAAAAGTCTTAGTGGAAAAGGCTGCTGTGAAAGAGGGGGACAGTGTCACTCTGATATGTGACGTTAACAGCAACCCCACACCAACCCTGTACATGTGGAATATAATAAATGGGGGTGAAGTGAGTGAGCAGAAATCGACTGAGAAAAGCTTGTCAGTCAATGATGTGAGCAGAAGCATCTCTCTCACCTGCGCCGCTCGCAACTCCATCGGGTGGGGACGATCAGCCCGTCTGACCCTGGATGTTGACTGTGAGCATTAATCCTTCattcacaaaatgcaaaaaaaaaaaaaatacatatttaatcgGAATccgaacacacacaataaatttTGTTCTCTGCCCATTGGTATCTCCCAGacaatgcattttacatttactgcatttatccagacttacaatcaatagtcacagggtcagtcccccttGGTGTCATTCAGGGTTACGCGTCTtgtttagggacacaatggtggtaagctGGAAacataggtgggtgtgttactgtcactggccgagttcggggacgcattcgcaggcatgcttggagcgggtggagtagtcgtcgtactgggagaggaggaccggaggcgcttggccggtgataaggcggccggaggtgagctggaacgggagtgtggccgtggaagcgccgcagcgcggcggggagggaattctggctccgtggggggtaatggggaagatcgtattagcaaaagggggcaggcaaactcaaggtcaatggcgggcgaaggtcgtggtcacactggagaatcagattagagatcgtcgtcacaagaggggcaggcaaagttctaggtcggggacaggcaaaggtcgtggtcatggaaatcaatcagtcgggcgtgggaaaataaggctggcgtctatgGGAATAAATtcgtcaaagagcgggcagtg
This genomic stretch from Denticeps clupeoides chromosome 5, fDenClu1.1, whole genome shotgun sequence harbors:
- the LOC114791285 gene encoding myelin-associated glycoprotein-like isoform X5, translating into MTTYSPTLNLGLLSLLSASLMLTCHCGTVPLPQSVQAVEGSCVLVPCHTESHTRVIWYMYHIRTWPKVYDVKDRANVIDQFRERTSVPGSADKGNCTLMIKNVQRSDNEVSLYVNTNPDTEGRQYDPERLVKIFVQTRHSPVIDARPSQVEGGDVLLSCSILHSCPPSPPAFQWKGLSADTGSVSTQEERIGVWRTIATAAVKATPEHNGKAVRCVTTVSSGFREMSRSVMLNIPFAPSILPNSSCTERGGILKCVCLAQSRPEASITWLMDGNQSFTLDSTQKGEVKSATLTGTIKLTPNVNVSCTAVNTHGTATLVMPVWPHQTTQTWIGTEYLWIIVSVCGVTLLGFVTCLCIRQKRRKIHRDSTNALATLETPLRGKLAKVEGDQGTQDIDNIYKNCNSHMSDPIYDYDIQHCYGNYCPAGNEQVMNSFYNIRAIFSLRYIRRSVWGMFRFFY
- the LOC114791285 gene encoding B-cell receptor CD22-like isoform X3, whose product is MTTYSPTLNLGLLSLLSASLMLTCHCGTVPLPQSVQAVEGSCVLVPCHTESHTRVIWYMYHIRTWPKVYDVKDRANVIDQFRERTSVPGSADKGNCTLMIKNVQRSDNEVSLYVNTNPDTEGRQYDPERLVKIFVQTRHSPVIDARPSQVEGGDVLLSCSILHSCPPSPPAFQWKGLSADTGSVSTQEERIGVWRTIATAAVKATPEHNGKAVRCVTTVSSGFREMSRSVMLNIPYAPTALKVLVEKAAVKEGDSVTLICDVNSNPTPTLYMWNIINGGEVSEQKSTEKSLSVNDVSRSISLTCAARNSIGWGRSARLTLDVDFAPSILPNSSCTERGGILKCVCLAQSRPEASITWLMDGNQSFTLDSTQKGEVKSATLTGTIKLTPNVNVSCTAVNTHGTATLVMPVWPHQTTQTWIGTGSSSSSSSSKCDEKKSLSNLPLFLSLIRVSMDYSVSVWSNSPGFCDMSVHQAEEKENSQGFHQCTRYVGNPSKEEHDFNNIYLNA
- the LOC114791285 gene encoding myelin-associated glycoprotein-like isoform X4 — its product is MTTYSPTLNLGLLSLLSASLMLTCHCGTVPLPQSVQAVEGSCVLVPCHTESHTRVIWYMYHIRTWPKVYDVKDRANVIDQFRERTSVPGSADKGNCTLMIKNVQRSDNEVSLYVNTNPDTEGRQYDPERLVKIFVQTRHSPVIDARPSQVEGGDVLLSCSILHSCPPSPPAFQWKGLSADTGSVSTQEERIGVWRTIATAAVKATPEHNGKAVRCVTTVSSGFREMSRSVMLNIPYAPTALKVLVEKAAVKEGDSVTLICDVNSNPTPTLYMWNIINGGEVSEQKSTEKSLSVNDVSRSISLTCAARNSIGWGRSARLTLDVDFAPSILPNSSCTERGGILKCVCLAQSRPEASITWLMDGNQSFTLDSTQKGEVKSATLTGTIKLTPNVNVSCTAVNTHGTATLVMPVWPHQTTQTWIGTEYLWIIVSVCGVTLLGFVTCLCIRQKRRKIHRDSTNALATLETPLRKNMILTTST
- the LOC114791285 gene encoding myelin-associated glycoprotein-like isoform X1 translates to MTTYSPTLNLGLLSLLSASLMLTCHCGTVPLPQSVQAVEGSCVLVPCHTESHTRVIWYMYHIRTWPKVYDVKDRANVIDQFRERTSVPGSADKGNCTLMIKNVQRSDNEVSLYVNTNPDTEGRQYDPERLVKIFVQTRHSPVIDARPSQVEGGDVLLSCSILHSCPPSPPAFQWKGLSADTGSVSTQEERIGVWRTIATAAVKATPEHNGKAVRCVTTVSSGFREMSRSVMLNIPYAPTALKVLVEKAAVKEGDSVTLICDVNSNPTPTLYMWNIINGGEVSEQKSTEKSLSVNDVSRSISLTCAARNSIGWGRSARLTLDVDFAPSILPNSSCTERGGILKCVCLAQSRPEASITWLMDGNQSFTLDSTQKGEVKSATLTGTIKLTPNVNVSCTAVNTHGTATLVMPVWPHQTTQTWIGTEYLWIIVSVCGVTLLGFVTCLCIRQKRRKIHRDSTNALATLETPLRGKLAKVEGDQGTQDIDNIYKNCNSHMSDPIYDYDIQHCYGNYCPAGNEQVMNSFYNIRAIFSLRYIRRSVWGMFRFFY
- the LOC114791285 gene encoding myelin-associated glycoprotein-like isoform X2, which produces MTTYSPTLNLGLLSLLSASLMLTCHCGTVPLPQSVQAVEGSCVLVPCHTESHTRVIWYMYHIRTWPKVYDVKDRANVIDQFRERTSVPGSADKGNCTLMIKNVQRSDNEVSLYVNTNPDTEGRQYDPERLVKIFVQTRHSPVIDARPSQVEGGDVLLSCSILHSCPPSPPAFQWKGLSADTGSVSTQEERIGVWRTIATAAVKATPEHNGKAVRCVTTVSSGFREMSRSVMLNIPYAPTALKVLVEKAAVKEGDSVTLICDVNSNPTPTLYMWNIINGGEVSEQKSTEKSLSVNDVSRSISLTCAARNSIGWGRSARLTLDVDFAPSILPNSSCTERGGILKCVCLAQSRPEASITWLMDGNQSFTLDSTQKGEVKSATLTGTIKLTPNVNVSCTAVNTHGTATLVMPVWPHQTTQTWIGTEYLWIIVSVCGVTLLGFVTCLCIRQKRRKIHRDSTNALATLETPLRGKLAKVEGDQGTQDIDNIYKNCNSHMSDPIYDYDIQHCYGNYCPAGNEQEEHDFNNIYLNA